CGCAATGGATTCTTTCTAAGCCCAACAAAATTTTGGCTAATgccaaaaataataataaagatTCAATCAAAATTAATTACAAATGATTTAAGAAGCAATTAAGCACAAGATGGGACCACTGTCTAGCCTAATCACGCAATACTCATGATGCATGTAAGGAATGTTTTCCGTGTCATTCATGGATGAACCTATCTAAGAAGAAAGAAATGATTATCTCTCTTGCCGTTGACAGTAACAGTCACTAATACTGTAGTACTAATTAAATACCTGCCAAAATATGTCCTGGGTATGATTTTAGACAATTTATGGCTGATGATCCAGGCTCCTCCACTCACCTCTATAAAAAAAAACACGCCCCTTCCCTCATTTCAATTCATCAGCATCGTACCAAAAGCATTTCAATCTCGTTCGTAGCTAAGCTAGGGCCATGGCGACCCGGCGCGCGACGTACGAGCGGCGCTGCCAGAGCCTGATGAAGAAGGCCAGcgagctcgccgcgctccccgGCGCCGAGGTTTGCGTGGTGGTGTACGACAGCGAggacgccggcgctgccgcggcGCAGCCGGAGGTGTGGCCCtccgccgaggaggccgcgcgGCTCTTCAGGAAGCTCAAGGCCATGCCCGAGGGCAGGTTCAAGAAGACCATGAGCCAGCTGCAGTTCCTCCAGAACCGCGTCTCCAAGGTACGTGAGCAGGTGAAGAAGTCGGCGGTCGTGAACGGCGAGCTCGAGTCCTCGGCGCTCCTCCATGAGTGCGTGGCcgggcgccgccccggcctcgtcggcgtcacCGAGAAGGAGCTCGCCGGCCTtatggatttggtggaggccAAGATGAGCAAGGTGAGAGCACGCCTGCAGCAGCTTGGCGTCGGGGAAGCTGCACACCCACGAGCGGCGCCGCCGATGGCGAACGGAGGGGAGCTTGGCGCCGTGTTCTGCAGTGCCTTCGAAggtggcgacggcgccggcccgAGCGGCAGTGGATGTGAAGCGATAGAGGCTTCCAATCAGGGCTGTGACTTGGGGTCCCCATGGGCTCAGGAGTGAGGAAGGATGCGTGCCGGGCCAGCTTCTAAATGGTTTAGTTTTTGTGTTAGGTCTTGTCTTAGAGTTGATGTCTCTTTAGTCTTTACCAATATGGATGATCATATGCATCCTTGTAATCGTTTGGGTCGTTCAGATAATTTCTTGTAATCGTGTTGTTTCTTTGATCAATGATATATTATGTTGCTGGCCtgttatatttttatattcTGTAGTTGTCGGATTTTTTTGTGCATATCCAGTATAGGTCTCAAGCGCGTAGGGAATGTGAGATGCCTATGTTCATATGAAACTATGAATGGTGAGGTTCTCTCCATGACTCCATGTCATATATATGCAGTTGCATGGTGTTCTCCATTTTCTAACATGCATGCAATTGTAGCCAAGTGCCAAAGGTTGGTCTTCCAAGAGATGCTGTTGTTGAATAATTTGTTGAAAGAAATTTTGGTACCATTGCTGAGCAATCAAGTAAAAGGTATAATATACACAAAACCACCCCTTAATGCAGGGTGAAGGCATGAGCATACAAGAAAGCCTACTATTTAGTGGACGCACGGAGGTACGGCCCTACTCTCATATTGGGAAAAATTATGCAACGAAAACATTTTTAAAATACtattaaaggaaaaaaaatagaagtatCATTAAGCTAAATATTCCACTAATAAGGCTAGTCGTAGCGAGACATGTCAAGAACCTTGAAGTATATCGTATGATGTGGCATGTATACTTGTTTTACCGTACAGCGGTACAGGTAGGTCTAGGCTAGCTCCTCGCTGATTAGAATTTAGAAGCCAGCAAAAATAACATCGCACGAATCATGTTGCCCCGGTCGTCATGCGTCATGGTCCACCAGAAACAGCAGCCGACCACAAGAGAAACGGCACACCGAAAACCCTGCCGGGTTACCAGAAGTCCGTTCTTAAGAAAATGAAACAGTCTGAGAAAATTTCATTCGAACTAATATACATCATTCACCCATCTCACATGTAGGCAATCACATCAAGCATTTTTAGTCGCCTAAAATTAGTAGACTGGCCTATATCAATTGATATATACTCTTTCTGTTCCAAACTATAGTCTTTTTggatttgtcctaagtcaaatatttttatcTTTAGCCAATAATATTcctaaaataatttatttcaattAGAAAAAATTACATGTCGTAAAGTTGGTTTATTTCATCATTAAAGCTGATAGCATCATTTTTGTGGTGGTGTGTGTGTATGTTTATGCCattcaacaaaaaaaagtatAATATCATACATCAGTGTAAGCAGCACTCATGCGCCGATTGAGAATTTTGCTCCCTCGACGCTAGTAACCACAACAGGTTTTTCTAAAGCATAACCATTTTCAAGTCATGCAAAAAAAACTCAATGATTTAGTTACAAAATTTACTAACTTTTTTGTAATAATTGTTACTCTCCCACACCGTCCTAATTGAAACTTTTATGAGGATGTTCCCAGTAACTAAGCAGCATTTGTCATACCGATGTTTTGGTAGGCATTGAATTACTTGTACACAAAAATATAGTAGTGATCGATGGTTACTGAGTATGTTCATAAAAATTGCCTGCACAATTAGTTTGTTCATTTTAGTGATTGGATTAGAACATCAACTAATCACGGAAGATATAATTTATCCAGAAGATATAAAAACTGCGAGAGACATTGAATGATTACCCAGAAAGTTAAATTTCTTTCCCATTTTGAATGGAAAGTCCACCCTGAACAAATCAACTCTCGAGCATTTCGCCAACAAGATACAAATATGGTTAAGATCAAACAGATAAGCTTGAAATATTATTCTCCATATAATTATGGTTCATACAAATTTCATTcccaaaaaaaacagagagagagagaagagcgTAACAAAGACTCCACTAATCAAGATGGCCATGGCAATGGTTCAAATCGAATCAATACTCATGCAATCACTTGACTTAAATTAAAAGCAAAAATTATTACTTATTAGAGCACTAAAAACTCCAGTGTTATTGAAGAGACCATTATACAAAGATCAGATAAAATATGAAATGCATTTAGAAGATTGCACATAAATGATCTCACTTTAGTCCTGGCTCCCGAGGGAAGAGCCACGTCGCAGGCACTGCTCCGCGCTTCCACGATGCCATCGGGCAGAAGGGGGGAGACCTTGCTGTGTCCTTCATGTTGTAGACACTGCAAGAGCTCAAGCTATCCTCATCATACCAGTTACGGTCCTCATCATCGTTCTGCATGAAAATGATGCCATCCCCAGGCATCTCATGCTCCGAGACACAAACAGATCTAGAGCACCGTCGACGTAGAGAAAGCATCTGGTTACCTTGGTCTCTACTGCCTCTCTTCCAAGTCAGCCTTAAACACCTCGAACTCATTCCGCTCAGTTGCAACAACCGTGCGTTTCTCAAATGCAGTGGGCATTGGCTTCCATCTTCCATGCATTGTTCTGCACACCATCAGCAACTCACCACATGATTCGACCAAGTAGATACTCAGCATGATTATGGCTGTACGATGCACAAAAGTTGAAGGACCATTACGAACGGGATCAATGGTCCATCGGATTTCAGAAACCCAAGGATCACCCGTACTCTGGTTCACGCTAACGCCAATAGCAAAAAGGCCATTCTTGTACTCATCAAAGGCATAGCGCTGTCCCCGGTGGAACACCATGTCAACGAACCGAGGACTGCGGTGATCCACGAGCACCGACCACCAGGAGTTGGCTCCTGGCTGGCACACTGCAACCCGAGTGCTTTCCTTCTGAAAAACGACGAGGTGCGGCGAGCAGTACAATAGCTTGTGCAAAGTCAGCTTCTTTGCGCCATCGGTTTCCAACCTTGCAAGGCCCGTCAGACGGCTCACATGCCGGGCTCGGACACGAGAAAGAGCCGGAAGTGTCACGGCGGCATTGGAGAAGGCGTTCCTCGAGAAGCAGGAATCCCCGTCCATGAACACCATCCAATCGCCGGACGCGTCGGTGTagtcggcgagggaggcggaacGGCTCGCCGTCGGGGAGGCCGTGCGCGTCCCGGAGCGCGAGCAGCGGCAGCGGTGGGGGCagaggtgtgtgtgtgtgtgtggggggggggggggggggggggggggggggcgcgggggcggggcgcGCAACCGAACACCTTGCGTGCGCGATCCACGGCGAGAGAGCGAAGGGCGGAGTAGAGGGCGGGAGATATGCGGCCGAAcggaggggaagggaagggggaggTCCGTCCGTACCGGAGATCGCCGCTGTGGCGGAGTCGTAATCGTAATCCTACTGCTgctttggcggcggcggccaccggacGAGCGGTGTCGAGCCACCTGTGAAGGAGGACCGAGGTGATCAGAGGAATCTCTCTGTTTTGGCTAGGCTTTTGAGTCGGGTAGACCTACAACTCTAGGATATCTTTTAAATTCTGTGTTAAGTTGGGAAATTCATGTTCCACTTAGAGCATCATTAGCAACAATGATACAACACACGACTACTCCCTCCgcttcaaattgtaggttgttatgtatagcaaaagatatgtatcaaaaaagttaaaacgacgtGCAAAACGGATGGAATGCataacgacttacaatttggaatgagCATGCACAGTGAACCAATGCATATGCCAAACTCATTCAAGTCACTCACCACGCAAGCGACAGTGTTCATAGAGGGCCTAGACAAACTATATATAACTTGTTCATTTTCCTTGGAAACATGTGATTCTGCATCAGCCATTCCCCGAATGGACCTTTCTGAAACACCAACCTAAAAGAAAACGTCTCACCTCAACTCGAGCCACTGGAACTGGATGCATACATCAGAAGTGCCTGGACATTCCACCTGAAACGGCATATAAGGTTCAAGATAACAGCGTTCCAAGATCAAACCGGCACGCTTACAACTTCCCGAGCTAAGATAATCCCCTTAAAGTTAAGCTAACAGAATAGGTTACCACAAGGTTCATCACAGGTTCACAAAGTTGAGCATGATACAATCATCCAACAGCAGGTCAGCCTTGCAGACGCCAGCAGGCAACAGACCATTCAGCAAACAGCATCAGTTCGAAGGGAAGAGCCACACCGCACCGACATGATCAGCAGGGCCACCATGCCTATTCCATGAGATCGTTGGCAGAGGAGAGGAGAACTTTCCGTTATTTGCCATGTCGCTGGTGCCAGAAGTCGAGCTGCTGTCCCATTGCCACGAAGGGTAATAATCCATGTACAAGAACCAAACGCGATTGCCCGGCGAGTCATACTGAGGCAAGCAAACAGCCCTGGAGCACGGCCCTAGAAACAGCGCCTGGTCATCCTCGAGGTTCATCACCTTGGCCCACCTTGATCGCCGGAAGTCAGCCTTGA
This genomic window from Setaria viridis chromosome 8, Setaria_viridis_v4.0, whole genome shotgun sequence contains:
- the LOC117834543 gene encoding agamous-like MADS-box protein AGL80; amino-acid sequence: MATRRATYERRCQSLMKKASELAALPGAEVCVVVYDSEDAGAAAAQPEVWPSAEEAARLFRKLKAMPEGRFKKTMSQLQFLQNRVSKVREQVKKSAVVNGELESSALLHECVAGRRPGLVGVTEKELAGLMDLVEAKMSKVRARLQQLGVGEAAHPRAAPPMANGGELGAVFCSAFEGGDGAGPSGSGCEAIEASNQGCDLGSPWAQE